The Aedes albopictus strain Foshan chromosome 2, AalbF5, whole genome shotgun sequence region tACAACTTTGAGCGcagcacaatggtttgaaaatataaaattggtcaaaaatgattttcTTATTGAGTTCGCTGCTAAAAACCATGGACAattaatggattcgttgcgctggtttaggaaaactgaccatcattattttatcttttttaattacAAGAACGGAGCCGTATTTtagaaagaaattttggaaatttgaccaccttacaccatcaatgtgcgattttcagttgGTTCGCGGTggcagtttgtgacaggtcctccttgacattaggtagcacgcaatcgaagccagctgtctcctctttctcaggttaaggctatggatcgctaatccggagacggcgggttcgattcccgttccggtcgggaaaattttctcgactccctggacataatgtatcattgtatttgccacacaatgtacaaattcatgcaatggcaggcaaataaagcccttcaattaataactgtggaagtgctcttagaacactaagttgaagagaggcaggccaagttccaatgcgaacgtcgagtaaaaagaagaagaagaagccaccACTATACCAGTGACAAGGAAAAAATACTATGATTCCATGAATTGCCAAaacgcatattccaaaattggaaaaataggacgacactaggtttcggtagattttactccgtaacgcaacacgaaaaggtgatctacccacgttacgggctccgttaacaatcgagcatctttgaaacgccctcaaccattcatccatcagcacgggtcgcctgacaccttggattggggttccctgtttggtggacttttacccccggaacataCTAGGttcttaattgatactatgtaaAGAGCTTCAAGTCAAATTTTCGGACGTTTCGAAGAGTTAACAACATGATATCGGCAGTAATAAAACTGATAAATACTCTTTATTCAGATATCTTTGAAGGTCCACAGAGATTTGTTCCAAGGCTTCACATAAATTTTGttaagagtatttactcagctttattctgATGGCCTAATATCTGCCCCAATACTAAACCAATTTTGATGATATTTTTATAACTTTTCTGGACATTGAAAAAATCTACTGATAGTTCTTATTGTTCAATTTGATGTTTTTTAGTCAGTTTTTCCCCGATACAGCACATGTTGTTTTTTTGGGTGGTGATATACAGGGCATAAGCCtaacgaaaaaataaataaaaagagaaaattttcaactagctgtaactcttCGTCAAGTGaatttaaattttacaaatttctctGTTAGCTTGATCAACAAATTCGCTATTGATGGGCCgaatttggagaagatcggactattctacatAAATAGAGCGGAATCGCAAAAtaccaaaatctttcaaaatattaACATCAGTTTTAGATACATTCTACTGTgaagttacaacgttttgacgccctGATGGCCaaattttccgctataactcataaatacgaccgtaaaactcaaatattttctCCACATTCAGATCTTTTAAAATctttataaataaaaatggaatggtgtttgtatgtcacaaaTAGGCTCGAGAACGaagccaacggatctacaccattctttcagcgtttcattcgtgcagggctccgacgtgttcgtacgaaaaaataattgggaaaattgaccgggaaagcaccgaaaacgagaaagttttaaattccattttgcggggcagTTTTAtatagagctgcatgtcaaaaaacacagtaggcaggcagaacgacgtttgcagGGACAGCTAGTTTACAATAAATATGATCTGGTGAACATTAAGTTTTTATTACGAAACCTGGTTCAAAATGCAGGTTGGTCACTGAGAACGGCAAATCTatatatgtatataaaaatgagtttgaagtccatttgaggcaacaaaacttacgaatgggTGAACCGTtcaggatgacttatgcagggtttgattcgtattcatggtagctgtgtttatatgcagaaaaagttacgaaaatcattttaaagaagtatgaaaattgtgaaaataatgattttttatgagccgggaacaagttcagcgtgatcaaaattaaatcaatctagggtgcgttgctgcgatgaccttcagttgtcaaaccaccgcagcttggcaagacaaagtttgccgggacagctagtgccaAATAAAACTCTcgagtttttcccggttgttttttgaatttttttccgatTCTTAAATGTCTTAATTTACAGTGAAAATCAAATGTATTTAGCCTTTTCAGGAAAATTTAAGCAGCTTTATACTTAACTCTAAAGGATGTGGACATTTTTTGCATACTTTTACTCATACCTTTTCAcctagtgggtggattttcaaaatcaaaacagtttTATCAAGGGCAATAGTTGTCCAGTTATCAAGGGGAATAGGGTCTCCAgtgagcctagtggttaaggctatggatcgccaatccggagacggcgggttcgattcccattcaagtcgggaaaattttctcgactgcctgggcatagtgtatcattgtacttgcctcacaatatacaaatccatgcaatggcaggcaaagaaatcccttcaattaataactgtggaagtgctctaaaaacactaagttgaagagagggtTGTAGTTGTTAGATAGAAATGATTTATGTCCATTAACAGCTACAACATAGATcgccaggttatccaaaacgtccataaGTTTTGAACTCAGTCTACTGAATAGAAATAGTATTATTTACTTTTTAAAGCACGTGAACTTTATTCATTACATTCAAAGATATATTTTAAAACATGAAATGTTGGTGGTCATGACCTGGCGATGTTCTAGGTAACATAAAAcgctctggagttctgattgtaaggcctttaacTGTAATGAGATATTAAAAtaatgtatgcatgtcagaactAATTTCGTTAGATCAATACTTGTAAAATAAAATATGCGAGATTGATTCCACATCAGTGACGAttgcttaggccatccaaatcattctggagttaaggcctttatatctacactcgtaacaaagcatcgagtacatttcaaacttagtatagtgcgttttggtagttcATAGAAGAGCAATTGAATACTGTGATACTTGTATATAAATGTTAAACGCATCCTGGatcattcaaactgttctgaAGTTGAGATATATGGTTTAAATTTGGTATGGTCTATCAAAAGAGGTGCACATATATCAGAACTTACTCATTTGATTCATACATGTAATGCAAGCTGTGGGAGACGAATTTCCAGACCGtcagggatatctgaggtcacctatAATATTATGTGTTTAAGGTCtttagatctacactcgtaacaaagcatcgtgCACACCCAAAACTACACCAAAAAGTACAGAGCACATGACAGAGCATTTTAGTAGACAGATGATTAGTTCAACCGTAGGTATATTATATAACTTAGCGTTGTTTCAGACCATCCAAACCATTCTGGTGCTGAGATTTTCGGTAtacatttgttatgatttttgagaatgacacggacacgttcaatgcttccagtgagcttttcgctctttgaaggaagcaggacactagacaacggactagcatgcaacgcccagtggcacagccgaaaacttttcctgacagcgcggcgggaatcgaacccgcgttcctcagcacgatgcgactaagagcttggtgaccctagccgcacgaccacggagccataCATTTTACATTTAAGTGCACGAATGTCAGAATTTATCCCAACCAGTTCATACATTTAATGCCAATCGCGGGAGATACATTTTCAGTACTAAGTATCACTTATATGCAAGGATGGAAAATATCACGGAATTTCATGACATCCTTCAATGTCCACCACTTCCGGTGTGAATTTCCATCTGGTTACATCACCAATCCATAATGATGTAGTTATAGAAAATCAATGATGTCGTCAATAAAAATTTCATACTTCGGACAGAGAGATTAGCAAATAACAAAATTACATTTTGGACATAAATCATTTCTACCTAACAGCTACAACCCAAACAAGGAGTTTTGTAGAATTTTAATTAAAATAATATCACATTTCCATAGAAATATTACTCGAAATCATTAAACAgtaggtgtacactacatttgcagctatatctccaacaTGTTCTATCATAACACCACCTCCATGTATGCATAATATAGCACACTATTCCCCTTGACAAAACcgttttgattttgaaaatccacccactaggTCAAAAGGTATGAGTAAATCTATGCAAATAGTAGTTTACGTAaaaaggtgcagaatgaagatttttacagcacgagtcgtacatttatccaacgaggcttgccgttttttgcaatttcataaattaccacttgaggatagtttttaacctttcaggacgcgcgccatcaagcagtcgaaactgcactgcgctcgcgctatgtacgaaaagcgaggttttttggtagtgttgtactttttacaacagcgcgcgttttGAAGGGTTAACAAAACTTTCAACAAACTTCACACTGATGTTTATAGCCatgttaaccctttggagccggaggggtcaatattaCCCCGGCgaagaaaccgagcataacaaacgttttCGAGGCCAGAGAGAGAGGCGGTGGCAGCAGTGCAGTGGCGAACCTATTCGGCTCAAAAGGGTTAAAGAATGTATGATCATAGCTGGTTATACTGTGCAgctatcacattttttttcataacttcgtCAAGAAAGCAGCCgttaatcaaaactgaaaacatgtAATGGTTCactacgcaacgcaaatcagtgctgtaattaaccattacagcactgctaatttggtgtgggaaagtaggccttttcctggcagatttgcatgaggtaaaacagcctgttacctttcaggacgcgcaccaAGTTAAGCAACCGAAActacaccgcgctcgcgctgtatacgactagcgaggtttttggtagtgttgtactttttaggaCAGCGCGCGTCCTGGAGGATTAAGGGTTAATATTGTACTCAGAAATCTAAATATGTTTAGAACTAATTTactatagttatttatgcaacaagttgcaaaatgaagattttttcagcacgagttgtttaTCCAACGATGCTCGGATAATTCCGAAAagtactgaaaaaatcgagtttctcGTTTCCCCAACGAGCAGACACGCCGTCTTTCTCGATGGCAAATAAATAGATTGAAAATAGAAGTTGTTCTTCGCCGCCTGGCGTAATTATTTTAAATAATTACATAGTTCTGTAGAAAAAGTAGACCTCTACAATTGAAGTCACCCTtacaataaacaaaaaaacttGCTAAAAATTATTTTCCCAGATTTTACCTTACTGATCAAGAATGCAGAGGTTTTACCATAGCAATATTCGTAGGAGGTACCTACCTCCTTGACTATTCAGCTCTCGATCAATTTTCAGcattgatatttttgtttgaagtCCCAGATCTTTCAATAATTAAGTCTTGAGCTCTGGagaatctggaatttcttctgtaatccagatatttccaaaattcaaaaagatcttgaaggaatttcttgtttTTTGACCTGACCAAATTAATTTACTCCTGGGtagatattttatcagcaatttaacactttgtacaAATactcattgactttcattcagttgataaACGAGTATCGAACAGCTTAATATTAATATGCTGGCAAtctaatgaaaattgccgcacggtgaacttcaactcatctgctcgaaaattttgcgccctggagATAATTGCATGGTTGCTGTGATTTAACAGTAAGTCGTAGGTTACACGTGGCCACGGGTTAATCGGTGGCAATGCAATGCAATGATAACCAGCGAGAGATCGGTAGTTAGCTAGTAGGTATGTATGGCAGCCTGATATCCTGCTGCCAGTGTTTCTGATACCAGTAAGATATCCGAATCGATCCTGCTCGACTCAAAAGACGGTACGGTAGAAGAAATCCCATCAGAAACTGTGAAAACCGAAAGACTAATTGAGAATCTTACAAAAACTCGTGATGGCATCTTGCCTAAAAATTATTTTGTTTaccccataataaaaaaaaatcacttgtcCTTGCCCTTGTCGTAACTACTCGATAAAGTTCGCTTCTCAGACTTCCACAGTTGTTTATATATTACTTTCTTACCATCACCCATTTTGCATTCGtgtatcgtgtagcaggcacgaagatactctatgttgaCTCTATGCCAAAAAAAAAGCCAAGGAcacttccattacaaaaagtttctgtcacccacagcatggtcgtgctgaatacccgcgcgtttacggTATCGGCTATGTAGGTAGGCCCCTGAATATAATATACAGCAGCATAAATCGCACGGTTTTCAACGATTAAATCAACGACTTACGCTGACGTTGATTCAACGCAACCCGCTGTTAACGTTAATTGCCAAGAAAATTAACGCACCGGCGATGACGTTGATATGGATTAAagttaacgttaacggcgttaatcgttgaccACCCTGCCTGGTCGGAACTCATATTTGGTTGCCCTAGCTCAATCGCGAGTATTTAATGTTTATCAATCTTCTATCAGGTTGCATTAGTCATTTTGAAAAGGTTTATTTGATTTatatgttcaagatcagcaaaagtgtaatgattcatgcttaggcataatgttcaatccgtaaaacatgttGAAagacaataaaagccatgaagcTCTATCCTGTCCCGTTGACATAGTGCACGTACTGGGCCATAATGACTCAAATGCAGGGCTAGGGTTAAGATTTACAAGCACGGCCAAAAATTTAgagttcaacttttttttttgttttatggtGAATGTATGGGCAATATTGATACTATTTTATTTATAATTGATGCATGGGATTTTAATCTTTTACGATAGTTTTTTTTATGTCTGCACAGGAACAAAAATATGATTTTACTTTTTGTTATCTTCTCAGTCGACTTCGATAAACTTGGATTAACGGACAACCAGAACCCGTTGGGAGTCCTGCCTCCCCTGCTAGCTCGTTCAATGGGCCGTGCCGCCGGAAGCATCCTGGCTGATTACGTTTCGGATTATATGCGCACCAGGAGACGGAAGCGGAATGTACCGAACTTTACCGGCAATGAAAACTTCAAGATTACCACGAACTTCATCGATGGCGAAGACACTGAACAGAAAGCACCCGTTCTGCCGGATGAGCACAAGCACGCGTTCCATGGAGGAGAAAGGTGATTTGTTTAGGGTAAAGTAAAAATGATTTCACGAAGCTTCATTTCTGTTGTTACAGAGCACTATTGTATACGGTGGTAGAGGACTTCATCGCAAACTTTGGTCTAGATGGAAAAGCCTGTATGCTGCGTGCAATATGCGAAGTGCATTCGAAGCCCGTTGAGAGATTCGGGCTGGTTGGCGAGGTTTTGAAGTTATTTTTCACGTTAGTTCAAAAGTATTTCAACTCGTAAGAattatttataatttattttttttcaatatgtttcAGTGCATCACTATCGCCGTATTCGGAACATTTGGACGAGTATGTATCAGCGGAAAACGTCGGAAAGGGTAAATCTGGACCAGGTGAATGCTTCCCGTATTATAAGGATTGCCCCAAGAGTCTTTTCCAGATGGGTAAAAACTTCCAGCATCGCTACAAGGAAGACCCGGTGcatgaacattcagaagatagtTTATACGAAAACGAGATTGATGATATTGAACGTGAAATACGTAGAGCCAGCAGAAGTAAATCCAAAGATGAAGCGGTGATACAACTGGAGGATGGTGTAAATAAGATGGCCATGTAGAgagtgattttttaaattttgtttcataCTATGGCCacacaggaggattttttttctacatttcgtTTATGCCAAATGTATATTTGTCAAAAGATTAATTTTCTATTTGTGAGGGTTATACTCAAAGTGGTGTAAGTGACATCAAATTATTGAAAGTTGTCGGAGCTCAAAGTTTtccatcacattttttttttaaattgtagcTCAAAAGGAAAGccattttttacaaattcataTAGTTTTGTATCATtgaaccctagtaagatgttaaGGTCAAAATTATGACCCAGAACGGCACACTGCACATCTAAGCGGGTAAAGTAAAAACTAAATAAATATACTTTTTAAAGTCTTgaattctgaaaattttttgCTCAACTCAACTGGGCTAAAGTGTCACATACACCCCACTGCATCTGTGCAAAGGTAAATTTTCAGGTCATTAACGATCACTTCGCATTGAATGTGGATAGTGTGATTGAGGCATCGTCATTAATCTGCTAGGTTTTTGATGGTAGGCATTGCAAATAACGATTTGGCATCCGAAAAATCAAATCTCGACTGACATCTGTATACAGTGTGCTGTAAGATTTGCGTAAACTAAggtgcatttatttattatttatttaataatttattcATTCTTCACGACGAGGAATAAAGTAATTTCCTCGAAAAGCTTAGTAGGTTTAGTATATCACTGGGTCAAGTCAAACTCCTAAACGTTAAATGCATGTAAATACTGCGTGTCAGAATTTGGAAGCATTAAGTTACAACATTGAGACATCACttttaaatttctaaaataagAAATGGAAATTTCAGCAAATCTGCAGTTAGGTGCAACACAATGCTTAAGGTGTCTGCGTGGAATATGGAATTATTTTCCGCAAATGAAAATCTGTGCCTGCAACATATGCATATATCGAGTGTCCATATTATAATAAAACTAGTATCGTTTAGGATAGGCTTCTAAATTCAGGGTACGATGCTT contains the following coding sequences:
- the LOC115266582 gene encoding uncharacterized protein LOC115266582, which gives rise to MEIRWCWAAFILLTVISHRAGTHNTVGVHHSDSADNTSSTTKSSSRSRNSDSSANNSDSDSNSNKSSNPVIISDKLEKQYEAPYQPTAKASLEDIASKLKQDVESSYNLDEIIASTEAASTKSLKKYLLKESKKYRKKYVSNDDYRQTGALDREPRKAPMDEDDAAAPSPTSNESEKPHSRKKRLIWVTDDGRLALPPGTSLTIAPTIALPFVRYPPTGFLSNISISLPVTIDFDKLGLTDNQNPLGVLPPLLARSMGRAAGSILADYVSDYMRTRRRKRNVPNFTGNENFKITTNFIDGEDTEQKAPVLPDEHKHAFHGGERALLYTVVEDFIANFGLDGKACMLRAICEVHSKPVERFGLVGEVLKLFFTASLSPYSEHLDEYVSAENVGKGKSGPGECFPYYKDCPKSLFQMGKNFQHRYKEDPVHEHSEDSLYENEIDDIEREIRRASRSKSKDEAVIQLEDGVNKMAM